One window of the Synechococcus sp. CC9311 genome contains the following:
- a CDS encoding ARC6/PARC6 family protein, with amino-acid sequence MSAKLVELPIDHFRLLGVSPSAETESVLRTLQLRLDRCPNQGFTHEVLMQRAELLRLSAELLSDAERRQDYESTLLKLGRDHPEETAGLEMTSSREVAGLMLLWEANAPHETFQLTRQVLQPPQAPALGSGRESDLALLAALSCRDAARQDQDQRRYESAAGLLTEGLHLLQRMGKLPDHRQRLQSDLEQLTPYRILDLLSRDLAEQSARQEGLVMLETFVQNRGGLEGGAAELTTAGMDQGSFELFFQQIRRFLTVQEQVDLYGRWERFGSSDASFLSVMALAAAGFSQRKPERVQDARGKLQALVLVGLDLNPLLGCMDLLLGDVDRALEHVHASPDLDLKEWLANHPSDDLAALFDYCRSWLGRDVLPGYRDVDAQVVDLEAWFADRDVQAYVERLERKEGRSLVSPDPSETSVPDTDWSFGNLPPLGLDPEGTMPLSFGDVESFPENSSDPGEKEARGSGLRRFIPLAWTNLKSLRPSLTRLSQSRRKLSRRTLSRLSLSRLSMSRMSVSQLSLPQLSLSRLSGNRSSWPQPRPSLLIGSGVVVVLVVVAFSLVGLRREAQQETATTSTTNPSAEAQPSADALSSLPKATLKQERPKPNAFMAPLAVAKPSEVQLQALLQTWLDLKATALLQNGGTESLDEVARPVLVDRVSDQQAALLRDGLVQKVQASITSIQTVSSTPSRIEVRAQLTYRDQTLNDQGEVVDETPAGNLPVTYILGRDPDGWRLQAYIPG; translated from the coding sequence ATGAGCGCAAAGCTGGTGGAATTGCCCATCGATCATTTCCGCCTGTTGGGCGTCAGCCCTTCTGCTGAAACCGAGTCGGTGTTGCGGACGCTGCAGTTGCGTCTCGATCGCTGCCCCAATCAGGGTTTCACGCATGAGGTCCTCATGCAGAGGGCTGAATTGTTGCGGCTTTCTGCCGAACTCCTAAGCGATGCAGAGCGACGACAGGATTACGAGAGCACCTTGCTCAAATTGGGTCGCGATCATCCGGAAGAGACCGCAGGTCTGGAAATGACGTCAAGCCGGGAGGTCGCCGGCCTGATGTTGCTTTGGGAGGCCAATGCCCCGCATGAGACCTTTCAGCTCACCCGCCAGGTGCTGCAACCTCCTCAAGCGCCCGCCCTTGGTAGTGGTCGAGAGTCCGACCTTGCCCTATTAGCGGCACTGTCTTGCCGCGATGCGGCCCGCCAAGACCAGGATCAGCGGCGGTATGAATCGGCTGCCGGTCTGCTGACTGAGGGCCTGCACTTGCTCCAGCGCATGGGCAAGCTTCCGGATCATCGGCAGCGGCTTCAATCGGACCTAGAACAGCTCACTCCTTACAGAATTCTCGATCTGCTGAGTCGTGACCTTGCGGAGCAATCAGCCCGTCAGGAAGGGCTAGTGATGTTGGAAACCTTTGTCCAAAATCGCGGTGGCTTGGAGGGGGGTGCTGCTGAATTGACGACGGCTGGTATGGACCAGGGAAGTTTTGAGTTGTTTTTCCAGCAGATTCGTCGCTTTCTCACTGTTCAAGAGCAGGTGGATTTGTATGGACGTTGGGAGCGGTTTGGTTCGTCTGATGCCAGCTTCCTCTCTGTAATGGCCTTGGCAGCCGCTGGATTTTCCCAACGCAAGCCCGAGCGTGTTCAGGACGCACGCGGCAAACTTCAAGCCCTGGTTCTTGTTGGTTTAGATCTCAATCCATTGCTTGGATGCATGGATTTATTGCTCGGTGACGTCGATCGGGCATTGGAACACGTCCATGCCAGTCCTGATCTGGATCTGAAGGAATGGCTGGCGAACCATCCCAGTGATGATCTGGCGGCCCTCTTTGATTACTGCCGCAGCTGGCTGGGACGGGATGTCCTCCCCGGTTACCGCGATGTGGATGCCCAGGTTGTTGACCTAGAGGCTTGGTTTGCTGATCGCGATGTTCAGGCCTATGTGGAGCGCCTTGAACGTAAGGAGGGGCGAAGTCTCGTATCGCCCGATCCGTCTGAAACATCTGTTCCCGATACGGATTGGAGCTTCGGGAATCTCCCACCACTGGGCCTTGATCCAGAAGGCACGATGCCCCTTTCTTTTGGAGACGTGGAGTCTTTCCCTGAGAACAGCTCAGATCCTGGGGAGAAGGAGGCAAGGGGGAGTGGGCTGCGGCGGTTCATTCCACTGGCCTGGACGAATCTCAAGAGCCTCCGCCCTTCGCTCACTCGGCTTTCCCAGTCACGCCGAAAGCTCTCCCGCCGCACCCTCTCTCGACTTTCACTGTCGCGTCTGTCGATGTCGCGGATGTCCGTGTCTCAGCTTTCACTGCCCCAGCTTTCGCTCTCCCGGCTTTCGGGGAATAGGTCCTCATGGCCGCAACCGAGGCCTTCCTTATTAATTGGTTCAGGGGTGGTTGTCGTGCTTGTGGTGGTGGCATTCAGCCTCGTGGGATTAAGGCGTGAGGCGCAGCAGGAAACAGCAACTACGTCAACAACGAATCCCAGCGCGGAGGCCCAGCCCAGTGCGGACGCCCTCTCTTCTCTGCCGAAGGCCACCCTCAAACAGGAGCGGCCTAAGCCCAACGCGTTCATGGCACCCTTAGCAGTGGCGAAGCCGAGTGAGGTTCAGCTGCAAGCCCTTCTACAGACATGGCTTGATCTCAAGGCAACGGCGTTGCTTCAAAACGGTGGTACCGAATCCCTGGATGAGGTGGCCCGTCCTGTTCTTGTGGATCGCGTGAGCGATCAGCAGGCCGCCCTGTTGCGGGATGGCCTCGTCCAAAAGGTCCAAGCTTCAATTACCTCGATTCAGACGGTGAGCTCAACGCCCTCTCGCATTGAAGTCAGGGCACAACTCACCTACCGCGATCAAACCCTGAATGATCAGGGAGAGGTGGTGGATGAAACTCCCGCTGGCAACTTGCCTGTGACCTATATCCTTGGCCGAGATCCTGACGGTTGGCGCTTACAGGCTTATATCCCTGGTTAG
- the ffh gene encoding signal recognition particle protein: protein MFDELSARFEDAVKGLRGQDTISDTNVEGALKEVRRALLEADVSLPVVKDFVSEVREKAVGAEVVRGVTPDQKFIQVVHEQLVDVMGGGNAPLAQADQAPTVVLMAGLQGAGKTTATAKLGLHLKDQGRKALMVGADVYRPAAIEQLKTLGGQIGVDVFSLGIEAKPEDIAAAGLAKAKEEGYDTLLVDTAGRLQIDSEMMEEMVRIRSAVQPDEVLLVVDSMIGQEAAELTRAFHDQVGITGAVLTKLDGDSRGGAALSIRKVSGQPIKFIGTGEKVEALQPFHPERMASRILGMGDVLTLVEKAQKEVELADVEKMQKKLQEASFDFSDFLQQMRLIKRMGSLGGLMKMIPGMNKIDDGMLKQGEQQLKKIEAMIGSMTAAERTQPELLAAQPSRRRRIASGCGYQAADVDKVLADFQKMRGFMQQMTKGGGMPGMPGMGGGGFPGMGGGMPGMPGMPGMPGMGGGMPAGQPGAAPRRQRPYKKKKGFGQL, encoded by the coding sequence ATGTTTGACGAGCTTTCAGCCCGTTTTGAAGATGCCGTCAAAGGGCTGAGAGGCCAGGACACGATCTCCGATACGAATGTGGAGGGGGCACTCAAGGAGGTCCGGCGGGCGCTTCTCGAAGCGGACGTGAGTCTGCCGGTGGTCAAGGATTTTGTCTCCGAAGTCCGGGAGAAAGCTGTTGGTGCTGAGGTTGTTCGTGGTGTAACGCCTGATCAGAAGTTCATTCAGGTTGTGCATGAGCAGCTGGTCGACGTAATGGGCGGCGGCAATGCCCCTCTCGCGCAGGCCGATCAAGCACCCACGGTGGTGTTGATGGCTGGTTTGCAGGGGGCAGGCAAAACCACGGCGACGGCCAAGTTGGGGCTTCACTTAAAGGATCAGGGACGCAAGGCCTTGATGGTGGGGGCGGATGTGTACCGCCCTGCGGCGATTGAGCAGTTAAAGACTCTCGGCGGTCAGATCGGTGTGGATGTGTTCAGTCTCGGGATCGAGGCCAAGCCTGAAGACATCGCAGCGGCCGGTTTGGCGAAGGCGAAAGAGGAGGGGTACGACACTCTGTTGGTTGATACCGCTGGCCGTCTGCAAATCGACTCCGAGATGATGGAGGAGATGGTCCGTATTCGCAGCGCCGTGCAGCCCGATGAGGTGCTGTTGGTGGTGGATTCGATGATTGGCCAGGAGGCGGCCGAGCTCACCCGCGCTTTTCACGATCAGGTGGGGATCACCGGAGCTGTGCTCACCAAACTCGATGGCGATTCCCGCGGTGGTGCGGCGCTGTCGATTCGCAAGGTGAGCGGTCAGCCGATCAAATTCATCGGTACGGGCGAAAAAGTTGAGGCTCTCCAGCCTTTCCATCCTGAGCGGATGGCGAGTCGCATCCTCGGGATGGGCGATGTGCTCACGTTGGTGGAGAAGGCGCAGAAAGAGGTTGAACTCGCTGACGTTGAAAAAATGCAGAAAAAGCTGCAGGAGGCGTCGTTTGATTTTTCTGACTTCCTTCAGCAAATGCGCTTGATCAAACGCATGGGATCTCTAGGGGGGCTCATGAAAATGATCCCTGGGATGAACAAAATCGACGACGGCATGCTCAAGCAGGGAGAGCAGCAGTTAAAGAAAATCGAAGCGATGATCGGTTCGATGACGGCGGCGGAACGCACACAGCCCGAATTGCTGGCGGCTCAGCCCTCGAGGCGCCGGAGGATTGCCTCCGGGTGCGGCTATCAAGCGGCTGATGTTGACAAAGTGCTCGCTGATTTTCAAAAGATGCGTGGGTTTATGCAGCAGATGACCAAAGGTGGCGGAATGCCCGGAATGCCTGGCATGGGTGGAGGTGGTTTCCCCGGCATGGGTGGTGGGATGCCCGGAATGCCCGGGATGCCCGGGATGCCTGGAATGGGGGGTGGAATGCCTGCTGGGCAGCCTGGAGCGGCTCCCCGCCGTCAGCGTCCTTACAAAAAGAAGAAGGGTTTTGGTCAGCTTTGA
- the rpsP gene encoding 30S ribosomal protein S16, which produces MIKLRLKRFGKKREASFRLVACNSTSRRDGRPLQELGFYNPRTKETRLDAEALRVRLSQGAQPTDAVRFLLEKGGLLEKTVRPAETIGKLKQAAAREAAVKQAAKDAAEAKAAAANESDDSGTDSTES; this is translated from the coding sequence ATGATCAAGCTCCGCCTGAAGCGGTTCGGTAAGAAGCGGGAAGCGAGTTTCCGCCTCGTGGCCTGCAACAGCACGTCGCGCCGAGATGGCCGTCCCCTGCAGGAGCTGGGTTTTTATAATCCACGCACCAAGGAAACCCGTCTCGACGCAGAAGCACTGCGTGTGCGCCTTAGTCAGGGTGCACAGCCCACTGATGCTGTTCGCTTCCTGCTCGAGAAGGGCGGGCTGCTCGAAAAGACTGTGCGACCTGCTGAGACCATTGGCAAGTTGAAGCAGGCTGCTGCCCGTGAAGCGGCAGTGAAGCAAGCGGCAAAAGATGCAGCAGAAGCCAAGGCAGCAGCAGCTAATGAATCTGACGATTCAGGCACTGACTCCACCGAAAGCTGA